The sequence CAGCGCGCTGGTGGGCATGGGCATCACCGCCAACGACGTGGCCAACGCGCTGCGCGCCGCCAACGTCACCTCGCCGCAGGGCACGCTCAGCAACGGCGTCACGCGCATGACGGTGAGCGCCAACGACGCGCTGCACACCGCGCAGGATTTCGCCGCGCTGGTGGTCGCCAGCCACAACGGCGTGCCGGTGCGGCTGGCCGACGTGGCGACGATCAGCGGCGGCCAGGAAGACAAGTACGCCGCGGCGTGGTTCAACGGCCAGCGCGCGGTGGTGATGCAGGTCAACAAGCGACCGCAGGCCAACGCGGTGGCCACGGTGATGGCGATCCGTGCGCGCCTGCCCGAACTGCGCGGGTTGCTGCCCGCCGACGCCACGATCACGCCGATCTTCGACTTCACCCCGACCACGCTGTCGGCGCTGCACGAGGTGGAGGTGGCGCTGCTGATGGGCATCGTGATGGTGGCGCTGGTGATGCTGGTGTTCCTGCGCCGGCTGCGACCCACCGTGATCGCGATGTTCAGCGTGCCGCTGTCGCTGGCCGGCGCGTTCGTGGCGATGTGGCTGCTCGGCTTCACCCTCAACATCTTCTCGCTGGTGGCGCTGGTGCTGTGCGTGGGTTTCGTGGTGGACGACGCGATCGTGGTGATCGAGAACATCGTGCGCCACATGGAACGCGGCGAGCCGCCGCTGCAGGCCGCGCTCAGCGGCGTGCGCGAGATCGGCTTCACGGTGATCTCGATCACGCTGTCACTGATCGCCGTGTTCGGGCCGATGGTGTTCGGCAACAACATGTTCACCATGCTGATGCGCGAGTTCTCGGTGACCCTGATCGCCACCATCGTGATCTCGGCGCTGGTCTCGCTCACGCTGACCCCGGCGTTGTGCGGCGCCTGGCTGGCACACGAGCCCGCCGGCGCGCGTACGCCGGGGCGGCTGGAGCGGCTGGCCGAACGCTTCGACAGCGGCATGCTGCGCGTCTACGAGCGCGCGCTGGACTGGGCGATGCACCATCGCCGGATCATGCGCTGGCAGCCGCTGATCCTGCTGGCGCTCACCATCGGCCTGGCGGTGGTGGTGGTGATGACCGCCGGCGGCGGCCTGATGCCGAAGGAGGACACCGGCCTGCTGCAGGCGAGCATCAGCGCCGACGCCAACGTCTCGCCGCTGCTGCTGGCGCAGCGCACGCAGGAGGTGGCGGCGAAGGTCAAGGCCGACCCGGCGGTGCGCGACGTCTCCGCCTTCCTCGGCGGCAACAACGGTGGCGGCGCGGTCGGCAACCAGGCCAGCCTGTTCATCGACCTGAAGTCGCCGGGCGACCGGCCGGGCGAACGCCAGGTCAGCTCGCAGGCGGTGGTCGACCGGCTGGACAAGTATTTCAAGAACGTGCCGGACCTGGACGTATCGCTCTCGGTCAACCAGTTCATCGGCGGTGGCGGTGGCGGTGGCGGCGGCCGCGGGCAGTATGCGTTCCAGCTCGACAGCGTGGATGGCGTGCCGCTGCAGCAGCCCACCCTGAAGCTGGCGCGGGTGATGCGCGACATGAAGCAGTTCCGCAACGTCAGCACCAGCTTCGACAGCATCGGCAAGCAGCAGATGCTGCAGGTGGACCGCAACGCCGCCGCGCGGCTGCACGTGAGCCTGGCCCAGGTGGACACCGCGCTGGCCAACGCGTTCGGCCAGACCCCGGTTTCCACCATCTACTCGGACATCAACCAGTACCGCGTGGTGATCACCGCCAGCAGCGCCGAGTCGCTGAGCCCGGCCACCCTGCTCAATACCTATGTGCGCAATGCGCAGGGAAAGATGATTCCGCTGTCCGCGCTGGCGAAGATCCAGCCGCACATCGCGCCGGTCACCATCAGCCATTTCGACCAGCTCGAATCGGCCGCGATCAACTACAACCTGGCCAAGGGCGTCACCCAGGCAGATGGCCTGAAGCTGGTCGAGCAGGCGATGTTCGCCGCGCAGCTGCCGCCGGGCGTGCACAAGAAGTATTCCGGTGACAACAAGAACCTGCTCGACGCGATGAACAACGCGCTGGTCATGCTGCTGGCGGTGATCCTGGTGATGTACGTGGTGCTGGGCATCCTGTACGAGAGCCTGATCCACCCGTTGACCATTCTTTCCACCCTGCCGGCCGCCGGCATGGGCGCGTTCCTGGCGATGCTGGCCACGCATACCCAGCTGACCCTGATGTCGGTGATCGCGATCCTGATGCTGATCGGCATCGTCAAGAAGAACGCGATCCTGATGGTCGACTTCGCCCTGGTCGCCGAGCGCGACCGTGGCATGTCGCCGCCGCAGGCGATCCGCGAGGCGGCGCTGGTGCGCTTCCGCCCGATCACCATGACCACCCTGGTCGCGATGGGTGCGGCGCTGCCGCTGGCGATCGGCTTCGGCTACGGTTCGGAGATGCGCCAGCCGCTGGGCATCGCCATCCTCGGCGGCCTGTTCGTGTCGCAGCTGCTGACCTTGCTGAGCACGCCGGCGATCTACCTGTGGCAGCACGACCACCGCCAGCGCAAGGCGGCGCGGCGCCAGCTGCGGGCCGAGATCAAGCGCCAGCGGATACTGCAGCAGCAGATGCCGGCCCTGCCGAAATAATCGTCGCGATCACCCCTGTCTTCCGGCAGGGTGTGGACTTCAGGCACATACGCCGGGGCGTGCCGAAAGGCATAAAGTGGGCATGAACGGAACTCTTGCCCTATCCTCGCGATCCCTACGCTGGTCCAGTCTGCGTCCGCACCGGCGGACGGAAGCACCATGAACATCTTCGCCCCGCTGATCCGCCGCCCGGTCGGTACCTCGCTGCTCGCGCTCGGCCTGATGCTGGCCGGGTTGTGGGCGTACCTGCTGCTCGGCGTGGCCGCGCTGCCGTCGCTGGATTTCCCGGGTGTGTACGTGGTGGCCAGCCAGCCCGGCGCCAGCGCGCAGACCATGGCCAACACCGTGCTGGCGCCGCTGGAGCGGCACCTGGGGCGCATCCCCGGCGTCGACGAGATGTACGGCAACGCCAACGAGGGCACCGCCTCGGTGATGGTGCGCTTCACCTTCGACCGTACCGCCGACAGCGCCGCCCGCGACGTGCAGGCGGCGATCAACGCGGCCGCGGTCGACCTGCCCAGCGGCATGCCATCGCCGCCGCAGTACTTCAAGTTCGACACCTCGCAGATCCCGATCCTGTTCCTCACCCTGACCTCGACCGGCCTGCCGCAGGACCAGCTGTTCGACCTCGCCGACACCATGCTGAAGCCCGCCGTGGCGCAGATCGACGGCGTGGCGCAGGTGCAGGTGTTCGGCGGCACGCCGCATGCGGTGCGCATCGAGCTGGACAACAACGCGCTGGCGGCGAAGGGCCTCACCACCAACGACGTGGCCAATGCGCTGCGCGCGGCCAACGTCACCTCGCCGCAGGGCACGCTGAGCGACGGCCGCACGCAGATGACGGTCAGCGCCAGCGACGGGCTGCAGACGCCGGCTGAGTTCGCCCGCCTGCTGATCTCGGTGAAGAAGGGCACGCCGGTGCGGCTGTCCGATGTGGCGCGGGTCTACGGCGGCCAGCAGGACGAATACCAGGCAGCCTGGTTCAACGACGCGCGCACGGTCGGCCTGCAGATCAGCAAGCGGCCGGAGGCGAACGCGGTAGCCACGGTGGAGGCGATCCGCGCGCGCCTGCCGCAACTGCGCGCCTCGCTGCCGCAAAACGTGACGATGACGCCGGTGTTCGACCTCACCCAGACCACCAAGTCGGCGCTGCACGAGGTGCAGGTGGCGCTGCTGATCTCGATCGTGATGGTGGTGCTGGTGATGCTGGTGTTCCTGCGCCGGCTGCGGCCGACCCTGATCGCCACGCTGAGCGTACCGCTGTCGCTGGCCGGCGCGTTCGTGGTGATGTGGGCGCTCGGCTACACGCTCAACACCCTGTCGCTGGTGGCGCTGGTGCTGTGCATCGGCTTCGTGGTGGACGACGCCATCGTGGTGATCGAGAACATCGTGCGCCACATGGAGCGCGGCGAGCCGCCGATGCAGGCGGCGCTGACCGGCGTGCGCGAGATCGGCTTCACGGTGATCTCGATCACGTTGTCGCTGGTGGCGGTGTTCGCGCCGCTGCTGTTCGGCAACAACATGCTGGTGATGCTGCTGCGCGAGTTCTCGGTGACGCTGACCGCGGCGGTGGTGATCTCGGCGCTGGTCTCGCTCACGCTCACCCCGGCGCTGTGCGCCTACCTGCTGACCCATGAGCCGGAGCATGCCCAGGCGCCCGGGCGGATCGAGCAGGCGGTGGAGCGCTTCGACCGCAAGCTGTTGCACGTCTACGAGCGCGCGCTGGACTGGGCGATGCGCCATCGCCGGATCATGCGCTGGCAGCCGCTGACCCTGCTGCTGCTCACCTTCGCGCTCGGCTTCGCGGTGTCCAAGACCGCCGGCGGCACCTTCATGCCCGACGAGGACACCGGCCAGCTGCAGGTGGACATCAACGCCGACGCGAACATTTCGCCGGCGCAGATGACCGAGCGCACGCTCGCCGTGGCCAAGATCATGCAGGCCGACCCGGCCGTGCTCGACCAGCTCACCATGCTTGGCCGCGACGGCGGCGGTGGCGGCGCGGTGGGCAACAACGCACAGATGTTCGTCGACCTGAAGCCGCGCGGCAGCGGTCCGGGCCAGCGCAACGAGGGCATCAAGCAGGTGGTCGAGCGGCTGTCCAAATACTACGACAAGCTGCCCGGCGTGAAGGTCTCGGTCAGCGCCGCGCAGTTCCTCGGCGGCGGCGGCAGCGGCGACGGTGGCGGCCAGTACGAATTCCAGCTGGTCAGCACCAATGGCGGCGACCTGCAGCCGTGGGCGCTGAAGATGGTGCGGCAGCTGCGCACGGTCAAGGAATTCCGCGACGTCACCAGCAATTTCGACCAGGTCGGCAAGCAGCAACTGCTGAAGATCGACCGCGAGGCTGCCGGTCGCCTGCACGTCGGCGTCGGCACCATCGACTCCGCGCTGTACAACGCGTTCGGCCAGCGCCAGGTGT is a genomic window of Rhodanobacter thiooxydans containing:
- a CDS encoding efflux RND transporter permease subunit; translation: MNVFAPLVRRPVGTSLLALGLLLGGVWAYLLLGVAAFPSIEFPGVAVFAQMPGASAQTMASTVVAPLERHLGRIPGVRMMASSASEGGAQIQVIFNMDRGADKAARDVQAAINAAAPDLPPGLPSPPGYVKFDTSQIPVLLVSLTSSSLPPDKLYDLTDTLLKPAVAQIPGVAQVQVGGGTPHAVRIVLNTSALVGMGITANDVANALRAANVTSPQGTLSNGVTRMTVSANDALHTAQDFAALVVASHNGVPVRLADVATISGGQEDKYAAAWFNGQRAVVMQVNKRPQANAVATVMAIRARLPELRGLLPADATITPIFDFTPTTLSALHEVEVALLMGIVMVALVMLVFLRRLRPTVIAMFSVPLSLAGAFVAMWLLGFTLNIFSLVALVLCVGFVVDDAIVVIENIVRHMERGEPPLQAALSGVREIGFTVISITLSLIAVFGPMVFGNNMFTMLMREFSVTLIATIVISALVSLTLTPALCGAWLAHEPAGARTPGRLERLAERFDSGMLRVYERALDWAMHHRRIMRWQPLILLALTIGLAVVVVMTAGGGLMPKEDTGLLQASISADANVSPLLLAQRTQEVAAKVKADPAVRDVSAFLGGNNGGGAVGNQASLFIDLKSPGDRPGERQVSSQAVVDRLDKYFKNVPDLDVSLSVNQFIGGGGGGGGGRGQYAFQLDSVDGVPLQQPTLKLARVMRDMKQFRNVSTSFDSIGKQQMLQVDRNAAARLHVSLAQVDTALANAFGQTPVSTIYSDINQYRVVITASSAESLSPATLLNTYVRNAQGKMIPLSALAKIQPHIAPVTISHFDQLESAAINYNLAKGVTQADGLKLVEQAMFAAQLPPGVHKKYSGDNKNLLDAMNNALVMLLAVILVMYVVLGILYESLIHPLTILSTLPAAGMGAFLAMLATHTQLTLMSVIAILMLIGIVKKNAILMVDFALVAERDRGMSPPQAIREAALVRFRPITMTTLVAMGAALPLAIGFGYGSEMRQPLGIAILGGLFVSQLLTLLSTPAIYLWQHDHRQRKAARRQLRAEIKRQRILQQQMPALPK
- a CDS encoding efflux RND transporter permease subunit encodes the protein MNIFAPLIRRPVGTSLLALGLMLAGLWAYLLLGVAALPSLDFPGVYVVASQPGASAQTMANTVLAPLERHLGRIPGVDEMYGNANEGTASVMVRFTFDRTADSAARDVQAAINAAAVDLPSGMPSPPQYFKFDTSQIPILFLTLTSTGLPQDQLFDLADTMLKPAVAQIDGVAQVQVFGGTPHAVRIELDNNALAAKGLTTNDVANALRAANVTSPQGTLSDGRTQMTVSASDGLQTPAEFARLLISVKKGTPVRLSDVARVYGGQQDEYQAAWFNDARTVGLQISKRPEANAVATVEAIRARLPQLRASLPQNVTMTPVFDLTQTTKSALHEVQVALLISIVMVVLVMLVFLRRLRPTLIATLSVPLSLAGAFVVMWALGYTLNTLSLVALVLCIGFVVDDAIVVIENIVRHMERGEPPMQAALTGVREIGFTVISITLSLVAVFAPLLFGNNMLVMLLREFSVTLTAAVVISALVSLTLTPALCAYLLTHEPEHAQAPGRIEQAVERFDRKLLHVYERALDWAMRHRRIMRWQPLTLLLLTFALGFAVSKTAGGTFMPDEDTGQLQVDINADANISPAQMTERTLAVAKIMQADPAVLDQLTMLGRDGGGGGAVGNNAQMFVDLKPRGSGPGQRNEGIKQVVERLSKYYDKLPGVKVSVSAAQFLGGGGSGDGGGQYEFQLVSTNGGDLQPWALKMVRQLRTVKEFRDVTSNFDQVGKQQLLKIDREAAGRLHVGVGTIDSALYNAFGQRQVSQIYSDINQYAVVLSTGAALSVSPESLLNVHVRNDQGRMIPLSALATIEPDISPLRIRHHNQLEAATINYNLAKDVPQDFGVKLVEQAAYAVGLPAGMKVDFTGANQRLKQAQSNGMVLLLGSILAMYIVLGILYESLGHPLTILSTLPAAGAGAFLAMLVTQTQISMMAIIAILMLIGIVKKNAILMVDFALVAERERGLSAPEAIREAALVRFRPITMTTLVAMGAALPLAIGFGIGSEMRQPLGIAIVGGLLVSQLLTLLSTPAIYLFNHDRLARHARGLMPGRLQWLAIGSIVQGSIQLLVGVFALLIPSLAAKMGDKGSIISIVLLVLGMVLLTLGIRVLRHKRRARFALFGAFAVILGLPVLGQLMMLATAPPGAPSGNPLGIVLPFVILVAVGWGVFSGRTKAYFGEPTEGFFARHMGRLKLARSGR